In Desulfuromonas sp. KJ2020, a single window of DNA contains:
- a CDS encoding diguanylate cyclase, which translates to MKKPTILVVDDELFFRRMYSELLSEEGYIVESFASGTAALERVAMGGVDVLLTDMVMPDIGGLEVLYQVRNMENPPEVILVTGHATLETAIKALKGGARDYLIKPFNPEELRHVVRSCLDQVRLLDENTLLKSQIRLYQKGQNLASFLDIDKLLPQAVNTLLKEIGAGRGFAMLLCDGERLRLAGLEGVEALGALSLAMSIRPHLPGLTSVRILQASDLDSRPDWPVNVQEACLFPLFLSRELKGAIVVFNPVEGGLPRPLPKENLTFLSDQAALAFENSLRYQDVQQLIYIDDLTGLFNYRYLQIVLEQEIRRAERFKLKFALVFIDIDHFKEVNDTHGHLAGSAALKEVGSLLHRAVREVDSLFRYGGDEFTALLIETDAKGAALVSERIRKVIEEHVFLEDMGLECRLTATVGSAIFPDDADDRNSIVDLADRAMYEGKKIRNVIRGAWEIRS; encoded by the coding sequence ATGAAAAAACCCACCATACTGGTTGTTGATGATGAGCTATTCTTCCGCCGGATGTATTCCGAGTTGTTGAGTGAGGAAGGCTATATTGTCGAATCCTTTGCCTCCGGTACTGCGGCTCTTGAGCGGGTTGCCATGGGGGGGGTGGATGTTCTCCTGACCGACATGGTTATGCCGGATATCGGCGGCCTGGAAGTTCTTTACCAGGTTCGCAACATGGAGAATCCTCCCGAAGTCATCCTGGTGACCGGGCATGCTACGTTGGAAACCGCTATTAAGGCCCTCAAGGGGGGCGCCCGGGATTATCTCATCAAGCCCTTTAATCCCGAAGAGCTGCGGCATGTGGTACGGTCGTGCCTCGATCAGGTCCGCCTTCTGGACGAAAATACCCTTCTCAAAAGTCAGATACGCCTTTACCAGAAAGGGCAGAATCTTGCATCCTTTCTGGATATTGATAAATTGCTGCCTCAGGCGGTGAATACCCTGCTGAAGGAAATTGGTGCCGGTCGCGGATTTGCCATGCTCCTGTGTGATGGAGAGCGACTGCGTCTGGCGGGGTTGGAGGGTGTGGAAGCGCTTGGGGCGTTATCTTTGGCTATGTCCATTCGGCCCCATCTGCCAGGACTGACCTCCGTCCGCATCCTTCAGGCATCTGATCTGGATTCGCGGCCGGACTGGCCGGTGAATGTCCAGGAAGCCTGTCTTTTCCCTCTTTTTCTGTCCCGTGAATTGAAGGGGGCTATCGTAGTCTTTAATCCCGTCGAGGGAGGGTTGCCGCGTCCGCTGCCCAAGGAAAACCTCACTTTTTTGTCGGATCAGGCTGCCTTGGCTTTCGAGAACTCACTGCGTTACCAGGATGTTCAGCAGCTTATCTATATCGATGATCTTACCGGCCTGTTCAATTATCGCTATCTGCAGATTGTGCTGGAACAGGAAATCAGACGGGCCGAACGTTTCAAACTCAAATTTGCTCTGGTCTTTATCGACATAGATCACTTCAAGGAAGTCAACGACACCCATGGCCATCTGGCTGGGAGTGCGGCGCTGAAAGAGGTTGGCAGTCTTCTTCACCGGGCTGTTCGTGAGGTCGATTCATTGTTTCGTTATGGCGGGGACGAATTTACTGCTCTGCTCATCGAGACGGATGCCAAGGGGGCTGCCCTGGTGTCGGAAAGAATACGCAAGGTCATAGAAGAGCATGTTTTTCTGGAAGATATGGGGTTGGAATGCCGCCTGACCGCCACGGTGGGGAGTGCTATTTTTCCTGATGACGCCGACGATCGAAACAGCATCGTCGATTTGGCCGACCGGGCAATGTACGAAGGGAAAAAAATACGTAACGTGATTCGCGGGGCCTGGGAAATCAGGTCCTGA
- the hisS gene encoding histidine--tRNA ligase, with translation MNDILPGEVETWQFLERSARKVFGAYGFAEIRVPVVEKTELFCRSIGETTDIVEKEMYTFNDKSANSLTLRPEGTAPVMRSYIEHKMYAQDPVARLYYMGPMFRYERPQKGRYRQFHQIGAEIIGVEDPRVDAQVLAMLIHYFEEVGIGDVELQVNSLGCAECRPGFRQTLVEFLQERLDSLCEDCRRRYQTNPLRVLDCKATGCKEATAQAPSVLDHLCSGCDDHFSQVQTYLRLLNTPFTINPRMVRGLDYYTKTTFEMVTTRLGSQNAVAAGGRYDGLIADLGGPSLPGIGFAMGLERLVLMKGDDHEPASRADVFLAAMGEMASQKAFVLMSALQRHGLHAEMDFSGKSLKAQMRRAGKLGARFVVIVGEEELARNVAQLKDMDNGNQAEVVFDRLEEELRARVLGA, from the coding sequence ATGAACGATATCCTGCCGGGCGAGGTGGAGACCTGGCAATTTCTCGAACGCAGCGCTCGGAAGGTCTTCGGGGCCTACGGATTTGCTGAAATCCGCGTCCCGGTGGTTGAGAAAACCGAGCTATTTTGCCGCTCAATCGGTGAAACAACCGATATCGTTGAGAAAGAGATGTATACGTTCAATGATAAAAGCGCAAATTCCTTGACCTTGCGTCCGGAAGGGACCGCACCGGTCATGCGTTCCTATATTGAACATAAAATGTACGCACAGGATCCGGTGGCCCGGCTTTACTACATGGGTCCCATGTTCCGTTACGAGCGCCCACAGAAAGGCCGCTACCGCCAGTTTCATCAGATTGGCGCCGAGATAATCGGGGTGGAGGATCCCCGGGTTGACGCCCAGGTGCTGGCCATGCTGATTCATTATTTCGAAGAGGTCGGCATTGGTGATGTCGAGCTGCAGGTGAATTCCTTGGGATGTGCAGAGTGTCGTCCCGGCTTCCGTCAAACGCTGGTGGAGTTTCTGCAGGAGCGTCTCGATTCTCTCTGCGAAGATTGCCGCCGGCGGTATCAGACCAATCCGTTGCGTGTTCTGGACTGCAAGGCGACCGGCTGCAAAGAGGCCACCGCCCAGGCGCCGTCGGTTCTGGATCATCTCTGCTCAGGTTGTGATGACCACTTTTCCCAGGTTCAAACCTATCTGCGCCTGCTGAATACCCCCTTCACGATCAATCCCCGGATGGTACGCGGGCTCGACTACTATACCAAGACCACTTTTGAAATGGTCACTACGCGACTTGGCTCCCAGAATGCGGTGGCGGCTGGCGGACGTTATGACGGTCTTATCGCCGACCTCGGGGGGCCTTCTCTGCCCGGTATCGGTTTTGCGATGGGGTTGGAGCGCCTGGTTCTGATGAAGGGAGACGATCACGAGCCGGCTTCGAGGGCGGATGTCTTTTTAGCGGCTATGGGAGAAATGGCCAGCCAGAAGGCCTTTGTCCTTATGTCTGCTCTTCAGCGTCACGGTCTGCATGCGGAGATGGATTTTTCCGGAAAGAGTCTCAAGGCGCAAATGAGACGGGCTGGCAAACTCGGGGCTCGTTTTGTCGTGATTGTCGGGGAAGAGGAGTTGGCCCGTAACGTGGCCCAGCTCAAGGATATGGACAACGGTAATCAGGCCGAGGTCGTCTTTGACCGCCTTGAGGAAGAACTGCGCGCGAGAGTGCTCGGAGCATAA
- the aspS gene encoding aspartate--tRNA ligase produces the protein MNDILGDWKRSHYCGRVTAADIGKDVCLMGWVQRRRDHGGLIFIDLRDREGIVQLALDPDRDPEAHTKADRVRNEYVIAVRGVVSPRPEGTVNPKMFTGEVEVEVRELRVLNTAKTPPFMIDEYADVAENIRLKHRYLDLRRPGIQSNLMLRHRVARTVRTYLDNQGFLEIETPVLTKSTPEGARDYLVPSRVNPGTFYALPQSPQLFKQLLMVSGYDRYCQIVKCFRDEDLRADRQPEFTQIDCEMSFVNRDDVIAVMEGMIAEVFRVAIGVEVVLPMPRMTYAEAMARYGVDNPDLRFDLELVEISNLVKDSGFKVFADVVKGGGIVKALNVKGCASFSRKEIDDLTEFAKIYGAKGLAYVKVTEDGWQSPIAKFFSEQDLAALNRVLRAEVGDLLLFVADSYKVTNEALGRLRGHLGHKLGLTSKNDFKFVWITDFPLLEWDGEARRHVAVHHPFTAPMDEDMPLLDGDPGKVRAKAYDLVLNGSEIGGGSIRIHDQAVQSKMFDLMGIGLEEAREKFGFLLDALEFGAPPHGGIAFGLDRLVMILTGSDSIRDVIAFPKTQKATCLMSEAPNVVDEKQLRELSIRLASRPK, from the coding sequence GTGAACGACATTCTTGGTGACTGGAAAAGAAGCCATTATTGCGGGCGTGTTACCGCTGCAGATATCGGCAAGGACGTTTGTCTCATGGGGTGGGTGCAGCGTCGCCGCGACCATGGCGGGCTTATTTTTATTGATCTCCGCGATCGGGAAGGGATCGTTCAGCTGGCCCTGGATCCAGACCGGGACCCCGAAGCCCACACCAAGGCCGACCGGGTGCGCAATGAATATGTCATCGCGGTGCGCGGGGTCGTTTCCCCCCGGCCCGAGGGGACGGTCAATCCCAAAATGTTCACTGGCGAGGTCGAGGTGGAGGTCCGGGAGTTGCGCGTTCTCAATACGGCCAAGACCCCTCCTTTTATGATCGACGAATATGCCGATGTGGCGGAAAATATCCGTCTCAAGCACCGCTATCTTGATCTGCGTCGTCCAGGCATCCAGAGCAATCTCATGCTGCGTCACCGGGTCGCTCGTACCGTTCGCACCTATCTTGACAATCAGGGTTTTCTGGAGATCGAAACTCCGGTGCTGACCAAAAGTACACCTGAAGGCGCTCGTGACTACCTTGTCCCCAGCCGTGTCAACCCTGGCACTTTCTATGCTCTGCCTCAATCCCCCCAGCTGTTCAAGCAGCTCCTCATGGTCTCCGGCTATGATCGCTATTGTCAGATCGTCAAATGTTTCCGTGACGAGGATTTGAGGGCGGACCGTCAGCCGGAGTTTACTCAGATTGACTGCGAGATGAGCTTTGTCAACCGCGATGACGTGATCGCTGTCATGGAGGGGATGATCGCCGAGGTTTTTCGCGTCGCCATTGGGGTGGAGGTTGTCCTGCCCATGCCCCGCATGACCTATGCCGAAGCCATGGCCCGCTACGGGGTGGATAATCCGGATCTGCGTTTTGACCTGGAACTGGTGGAGATCTCCAATCTGGTCAAGGATTCCGGTTTTAAGGTCTTTGCCGATGTGGTCAAGGGTGGCGGTATCGTCAAAGCCCTCAACGTCAAGGGGTGTGCCTCCTTTTCCCGTAAAGAGATCGATGATCTCACGGAGTTTGCCAAAATTTATGGGGCCAAAGGTCTCGCCTACGTCAAGGTCACCGAGGATGGGTGGCAGTCTCCGATCGCCAAGTTTTTCTCCGAACAGGACCTCGCGGCGCTGAATCGTGTTTTGCGCGCCGAGGTCGGCGACCTTCTGCTCTTTGTCGCCGATAGCTACAAGGTCACCAACGAAGCGCTGGGGCGACTGCGTGGCCACTTGGGGCACAAGCTTGGCCTGACCAGCAAGAATGACTTCAAGTTCGTGTGGATCACCGATTTCCCCCTTCTTGAGTGGGACGGAGAGGCACGGCGGCATGTGGCGGTGCACCACCCCTTTACTGCGCCGATGGATGAAGACATGCCCCTGCTCGATGGAGATCCCGGCAAGGTGAGGGCCAAGGCCTACGATCTGGTGCTCAATGGCTCGGAGATCGGCGGTGGCAGCATTCGTATCCATGATCAGGCTGTGCAGAGCAAGATGTTCGACCTCATGGGGATCGGACTCGAGGAGGCCAGGGAGAAGTTTGGATTTCTGCTCGATGCCCTTGAATTCGGAGCGCCCCCTCACGGAGGAATTGCCTTCGGGTTGGATCGGCTTGTCATGATTCTGACCGGTTCCGATTCCATTCGGGACGTCATTGCTTTTCCGAAGACCCAGAAGGCTACCTGTCTGATGTCTGAGGCGCCCAATGTGGTGGACGAAAAACAGCTGCGTGAGCTTTCGATTCGCCTGGCCAGCCGCCCCAAGTAG
- a CDS encoding DUF4398 domain-containing protein — protein sequence MYKFLVLLFLFVLGGCASLPQHELRVARESVAQAYAVGAPQLAPLEYRSASTALYDAEKYIHAGDYRQARQILPLAQAHARRAISRSLDEAARLRELEAAQAAERASLSIKTPVKKKPTRPAAPKVPDSSTAESPADKDLSPATPVLAPQYTVVGGENLWSIAAKEEVYADGLLWPLLYKANRDQIKDPRQIYPGQVLSIPRDLSAEAMDEAREKARRSDIFPVDIMLKPRGLVE from the coding sequence ATGTACAAGTTTTTGGTCCTTTTGTTTCTGTTTGTGTTGGGGGGGTGCGCTTCGCTCCCCCAGCACGAGCTTCGGGTGGCCAGAGAATCCGTCGCTCAGGCTTATGCTGTCGGCGCGCCGCAGTTAGCCCCTCTTGAATACCGTTCGGCCAGTACGGCCCTTTATGATGCGGAAAAATATATCCATGCCGGTGACTACCGGCAGGCTCGCCAGATCCTTCCCTTGGCCCAGGCCCATGCCCGCCGGGCGATATCCAGGTCTCTCGACGAAGCCGCGCGTCTTCGTGAACTCGAGGCCGCTCAGGCCGCCGAACGGGCATCCCTGTCCATAAAAACCCCCGTGAAAAAAAAGCCTACCAGACCGGCTGCTCCCAAGGTGCCGGATTCTTCCACGGCGGAAAGTCCCGCCGACAAGGATCTTTCGCCAGCAACGCCAGTGCTGGCGCCGCAATATACTGTTGTGGGTGGCGAAAATCTCTGGTCTATTGCGGCGAAAGAGGAAGTTTATGCGGATGGTCTCTTGTGGCCGCTTCTTTATAAGGCCAATCGGGACCAGATCAAGGATCCCCGCCAAATATATCCGGGCCAGGTTTTGAGTATTCCCCGAGATCTCAGTGCCGAGGCAATGGACGAGGCGCGGGAGAAGGCCCGAAGGTCGGACATATTTCCGGTAGACATCATGTTGAAGCCCAGAGGGTTAGTTGAGTGA
- a CDS encoding NADP-dependent isocitrate dehydrogenase encodes MTTKDAKIIWTEIDEAPALATYALLPIVQAFTKGTGVSVETRDISLSGRILANFPDNLKPEQKVADYLTELGELAKTPEANIIKLPNISASIVQLQSAIKELQEKGYDVPDYPEEPKNDAEKAIQARYAKVLGSAVNPVLREGNSDRRAAASVKKFAQQNPHRMMKPWPEVSKTRVAFMDSGDFYENETSTTIPAATTAKIEFVAADGSVTVLKDKLALQAGEVLDSTHMDVAKLRAFYAECMKEAKDKDVLLSLHLKATMMKISDPIMFGHAVSVYFKDALEKYAADLKAIGANVNNGLGDVLSKLSRLPADKKAAIEADIAKCYESGPALAMVDSRKGITNLHVPNDVIVDASMPVVVRDGGKMWNKADELQDTIAMVPDRCYATMYQAMIEDCQKNGQFDPSTMGATSNVGLMAQKAEEYGSHDKTFTAPGKGTMRVVDASGAVLLEQKVETGDIFRACQVKDAPIQDWVKLAVNRAKASSTPAIFWLDENRGHDAQLIQKVNTYLKDHDTAGLDIRIMKPVDAMKFTCERARKGLDTITVTGNVLRDYLTDLFPILELGTSARMLSIVPLMAGGGLFETGAGGSAPKHVEQFLREGHLRWDSLGEYCALVPSLEMIADNFKNAKAAVLAETLDEAVSKYLENAKAPSRKVNEIDNRGSSFYLAMYWAQTLAAQNKDADLKARFAPVAEKLAANEEKINQELLAAQGRPADIGGYFRPVLEKANQEMRPSATLNAIIDSL; translated from the coding sequence ATGACCACGAAAGACGCAAAGATTATCTGGACTGAGATTGACGAAGCACCCGCATTGGCTACCTACGCTCTGCTGCCGATCGTGCAGGCTTTCACCAAGGGCACCGGCGTCTCTGTCGAGACCCGCGACATCTCCCTCTCCGGGCGAATCCTCGCCAACTTCCCGGACAATCTCAAGCCCGAGCAGAAGGTTGCTGATTATTTGACCGAACTCGGCGAGCTGGCCAAAACACCTGAAGCCAATATCATCAAGCTGCCGAATATCTCGGCTTCCATTGTTCAGTTGCAGTCGGCCATCAAGGAACTGCAGGAGAAAGGCTACGACGTTCCTGATTATCCTGAAGAGCCCAAAAACGATGCAGAAAAAGCGATCCAGGCCCGCTACGCCAAGGTGCTCGGTTCTGCTGTTAACCCGGTGCTGCGCGAGGGGAACTCCGATCGCCGCGCCGCCGCTTCGGTCAAGAAGTTCGCTCAGCAGAATCCCCATCGCATGATGAAGCCCTGGCCTGAGGTTTCCAAGACCCGCGTTGCCTTCATGGACAGCGGAGACTTCTATGAGAACGAGACCTCGACCACCATTCCCGCCGCCACCACCGCCAAGATCGAGTTCGTGGCCGCTGACGGCAGCGTTACGGTGCTCAAAGACAAACTGGCCCTTCAGGCCGGTGAAGTTCTTGATTCGACCCACATGGACGTGGCCAAGCTGCGGGCCTTTTATGCCGAGTGCATGAAGGAAGCCAAGGATAAGGACGTCTTGCTGTCGCTGCACCTCAAGGCAACCATGATGAAAATCTCCGACCCGATCATGTTCGGTCATGCTGTTTCGGTCTATTTCAAGGACGCGCTGGAGAAGTACGCGGCCGACCTCAAGGCGATTGGCGCCAATGTCAATAACGGTCTGGGCGATGTGCTGTCCAAGCTCAGCCGCCTGCCGGCCGACAAAAAAGCCGCTATCGAAGCGGACATCGCCAAGTGCTACGAGTCCGGCCCGGCTCTGGCCATGGTTGACTCCCGCAAAGGGATCACCAACCTGCATGTGCCTAACGACGTTATCGTTGACGCCTCCATGCCCGTAGTCGTTCGTGACGGCGGCAAGATGTGGAACAAGGCCGACGAACTGCAGGACACCATCGCCATGGTTCCGGACCGCTGCTACGCCACCATGTACCAGGCCATGATCGAAGATTGCCAGAAAAACGGCCAGTTCGATCCCTCCACCATGGGAGCCACATCCAATGTCGGCCTGATGGCGCAGAAGGCGGAAGAGTACGGCAGCCATGACAAGACTTTCACCGCCCCCGGCAAAGGAACGATGCGCGTCGTCGATGCTTCCGGTGCTGTACTGCTGGAGCAGAAGGTCGAGACGGGCGACATCTTCCGTGCCTGCCAGGTCAAGGATGCCCCGATTCAGGATTGGGTCAAGCTTGCGGTTAATCGCGCTAAGGCTTCCAGTACGCCCGCCATCTTCTGGCTTGACGAAAATCGTGGTCACGATGCTCAATTGATCCAGAAGGTCAACACCTACCTCAAGGATCACGATACGGCCGGTCTTGACATCCGCATCATGAAGCCGGTTGACGCCATGAAGTTCACCTGCGAGCGGGCCCGCAAGGGGCTGGACACCATCACGGTGACCGGCAACGTTCTGCGTGACTACCTGACCGACCTTTTCCCGATTCTGGAGCTTGGCACCAGCGCCCGCATGCTTTCCATCGTGCCGCTGATGGCCGGTGGCGGTCTATTCGAAACGGGTGCCGGCGGTTCCGCACCGAAGCATGTCGAGCAGTTCCTTCGCGAGGGGCATCTGCGTTGGGACTCCCTCGGTGAGTACTGCGCTCTGGTGCCGTCCCTGGAGATGATTGCTGATAATTTCAAAAACGCCAAGGCGGCGGTGCTGGCCGAGACCCTTGACGAGGCGGTATCCAAGTATCTGGAAAACGCCAAGGCCCCTTCCCGCAAAGTCAACGAGATTGACAACCGCGGCAGCAGTTTCTATCTTGCCATGTACTGGGCCCAGACTCTGGCCGCCCAGAACAAGGATGCCGACCTAAAGGCCCGCTTTGCTCCAGTGGCTGAAAAACTTGCAGCCAACGAAGAAAAGATCAATCAGGAGCTGCTGGCTGCCCAGGGTCGTCCTGCCGACATCGGCGGCTATTTCCGCCCCGTGTTGGAAAAGGCCAACCAGGAAATGCGTCCCAGTGCAACTCTGAACGCAATCATCGACAGCCTGTAA
- the mdh gene encoding malate dehydrogenase, with product MARPKIALIGGGQIGGVLAQLCALRELGDVVMFDIVEGLPQGKMLDIAEASPVDGFDVNLKGTNDYKDIAGANVVIVTAGLPRKPGMSRDDLIEVNSKIMTQVAEGIRDNAPDAFIIVISNPLDAMVTLCQKVTGFPAERVMGQAGVLDSARFESFIAWELGVSIKDVTAMTLGGHGDDMVPLVRYASVKGIPVMELLEQKYGSAEKAKEVMEAMVKRTRGAGGEVVALLKTGSAFYSPASSAIAMAESILKDQKRVLPTCALLNGEFGVKGYYVGVPCVLGAKGIERIISFKLDAEEQAMMDKSVAAVKGLVDSMK from the coding sequence ATGGCTAGACCGAAAATTGCATTGATTGGTGGTGGGCAAATTGGTGGTGTGCTGGCTCAGCTCTGCGCTCTGCGCGAACTGGGCGACGTGGTGATGTTTGATATTGTTGAGGGCCTGCCCCAGGGCAAGATGCTCGATATAGCCGAAGCTTCTCCTGTGGACGGTTTCGATGTCAATCTCAAGGGGACCAACGACTACAAGGATATCGCCGGCGCCAATGTTGTCATCGTGACCGCCGGTCTGCCCCGCAAGCCCGGCATGAGCCGTGACGACCTGATCGAAGTCAATTCCAAAATCATGACTCAGGTGGCCGAAGGTATCCGTGATAACGCTCCTGACGCCTTCATCATCGTCATCTCCAACCCTCTCGACGCCATGGTTACCCTGTGCCAGAAAGTAACCGGCTTCCCCGCCGAGCGCGTCATGGGTCAGGCTGGCGTCCTCGACTCGGCCCGTTTCGAGTCTTTCATCGCTTGGGAACTCGGTGTTTCCATCAAGGACGTGACCGCCATGACTCTGGGCGGGCACGGCGACGACATGGTTCCCCTGGTTCGTTATGCCAGCGTCAAAGGCATTCCGGTTATGGAGCTGCTTGAGCAAAAATACGGCAGCGCTGAGAAGGCCAAGGAAGTCATGGAAGCCATGGTCAAGCGCACTCGCGGGGCTGGCGGCGAAGTTGTCGCCCTGCTCAAGACCGGCAGCGCCTTCTATAGCCCGGCTTCTTCCGCCATCGCCATGGCCGAGTCTATTCTGAAAGACCAGAAGCGCGTGCTGCCCACCTGTGCGCTGCTTAACGGTGAGTTCGGCGTTAAAGGGTACTACGTCGGTGTTCCCTGCGTCCTTGGCGCCAAGGGCATCGAACGCATCATTTCCTTTAAGCTTGACGCTGAGGAGCAGGCGATGATGGACAAGTCCGTTGCTGCCGTTAAGGGCCTCGTTGACAGCATGAAGTAA
- a CDS encoding 4Fe-4S binding protein: MSSPRVEVIERYCKGCSICVEFCPTKVLEMDAFLVKVAKPEACIACMQCELRCPDFAIKVFKD; the protein is encoded by the coding sequence ATGAGCAGTCCGAGAGTGGAAGTGATCGAAAGGTACTGCAAGGGGTGCAGCATTTGTGTGGAGTTCTGCCCCACCAAGGTCCTGGAGATGGATGCCTTTCTGGTAAAGGTTGCCAAGCCTGAGGCCTGCATCGCCTGCATGCAGTGCGAATTGCGGTGCCCCGACTTTGCTATCAAAGTCTTCAAAGATTAA
- a CDS encoding 2-oxoacid:acceptor oxidoreductase subunit alpha, with translation MAKKVALLQGNEACAQGALYAGCKFFGGYPITPSTEVAEVMSVELPKVGGKFIQMEDEIGAMASVIGASLTGAKVLTATSGPGVSLKQELIGYACIAEVPCVIINVMRGGPSTGMPTGPGQSDVQQAKWGTHGDHAAIALVPASCQEIFSETVRAFNLAEKYRMPVQVLFDEIVGHSRERIEFPEPGELEVIDRQGPTVSPEEYKPFDTSFGDVPPLAAFGTGYRFHVTGLNKAQDGFPTTKASLVDDEQRRQLRKVDAAQADIEKNEEYLTEDAEVVIFAYGSTSRSARYAVNELRKEGIKAGLFRPITLWPFPEKRIAALAQQAKAIVVPEMNLGQMVLEVERVAKGACEIGFIGRVDGEPINPGQIIDKVKEVK, from the coding sequence GTGGCTAAGAAAGTTGCTCTGTTGCAGGGGAACGAGGCTTGTGCACAAGGCGCTCTTTACGCCGGCTGCAAATTCTTCGGCGGTTACCCCATCACCCCCTCTACCGAGGTTGCGGAAGTTATGTCTGTTGAACTTCCCAAGGTCGGAGGGAAATTTATTCAAATGGAAGACGAGATCGGTGCGATGGCTTCGGTTATCGGGGCCTCCCTCACCGGGGCTAAGGTGCTCACCGCGACCTCTGGTCCTGGCGTCTCCTTGAAACAGGAACTCATCGGCTATGCCTGCATCGCCGAGGTGCCCTGCGTTATCATCAACGTTATGCGTGGCGGACCCTCCACCGGGATGCCCACCGGCCCTGGCCAGTCTGACGTTCAGCAGGCCAAATGGGGCACACACGGTGACCACGCCGCTATCGCGCTGGTACCTGCTTCCTGCCAGGAGATCTTCAGCGAAACGGTGCGGGCTTTCAACCTCGCGGAGAAATACCGCATGCCCGTGCAGGTGCTCTTCGACGAGATCGTTGGTCACAGCCGCGAGCGCATCGAGTTCCCTGAACCGGGTGAACTCGAGGTCATTGACCGTCAGGGCCCGACTGTTTCCCCTGAGGAGTACAAGCCCTTCGATACTTCCTTCGGTGACGTCCCCCCCTTGGCTGCTTTCGGCACGGGGTATCGCTTCCACGTGACCGGCCTGAACAAGGCCCAGGATGGCTTCCCGACCACCAAGGCCAGCCTCGTTGACGATGAGCAGCGCCGTCAGCTGCGTAAGGTCGATGCGGCTCAGGCTGACATTGAGAAGAACGAAGAGTACCTGACCGAGGACGCCGAAGTGGTGATCTTCGCCTATGGGTCGACCAGCCGTTCGGCTCGCTATGCGGTCAACGAACTGCGCAAGGAAGGCATCAAGGCCGGTCTCTTCCGCCCCATCACCCTCTGGCCTTTCCCGGAGAAGCGCATCGCCGCCCTGGCCCAGCAGGCCAAAGCCATCGTCGTGCCCGAAATGAACCTGGGCCAGATGGTGCTTGAAGTAGAGCGCGTTGCCAAAGGGGCCTGTGAAATCGGATTCATCGGTCGCGTCGACGGCGAGCCGATCAACCCCGGCCAGATCATTGATAAAGTCAAGGAGGTTAAGTAA
- a CDS encoding 2-oxoacid:ferredoxin oxidoreductase subunit beta: MAFDYDKYLRPGKLPHIWCPGCGHGIAMKGLIRAIDMCGLDKNNTAIVSGIGCASRLPGYVDFNTLHTAHGRAAAFATGVKMAKPEMNVICVGGDGDGTAIGGNHFIHACRRNIDMTYVIFNNSIYGMTGGQFSPCTPTGAKASTTVYGNPDPTFDISKLAIGAGATFVARTTAFHATQIDKLIAEGIKHKGMAVIEVLDDCPTTYGRRNKFRSVVDMMKRLKDIAVPVAAASKMTAEQLEGKVLTGVLYKEEKPEYCEQYAQVIAKAQGA, from the coding sequence ATGGCTTTCGATTACGATAAATATCTGCGCCCCGGCAAGCTGCCCCACATCTGGTGCCCCGGCTGCGGCCACGGGATTGCCATGAAGGGCCTTATCCGGGCCATTGACATGTGCGGTCTGGACAAGAACAATACCGCCATTGTTTCCGGTATCGGCTGCGCCAGCCGTCTCCCCGGTTATGTTGACTTCAACACTCTGCACACCGCTCACGGCCGCGCTGCTGCCTTCGCAACCGGCGTCAAGATGGCCAAGCCTGAGATGAACGTGATTTGTGTCGGTGGTGACGGTGATGGTACCGCTATCGGCGGTAACCACTTCATCCACGCTTGCCGCCGCAATATCGACATGACCTATGTCATTTTCAATAACAGCATCTACGGCATGACCGGCGGTCAGTTCTCTCCTTGCACTCCCACGGGGGCCAAGGCTTCCACCACTGTTTACGGCAACCCCGATCCGACTTTTGACATCAGCAAGTTGGCAATCGGTGCCGGCGCGACTTTTGTCGCCCGTACCACCGCGTTTCATGCCACCCAGATTGACAAGCTGATTGCCGAAGGCATCAAGCACAAGGGGATGGCTGTCATCGAAGTTCTCGACGACTGCCCCACCACCTATGGGCGCCGCAATAAATTCCGCAGTGTCGTCGACATGATGAAGCGTCTCAAAGATATTGCCGTTCCCGTGGCGGCCGCCAGCAAGATGACGGCTGAACAGCTTGAAGGGAAAGTGCTCACCGGTGTCCTCTATAAAGAGGAAAAGCCCGAGTACTGCGAGCAGTATGCTCAGGTTATCGCCAAGGCGCAGGGCGCCTGA